The Spirosoma foliorum genome has a window encoding:
- a CDS encoding ABC transporter ATP-binding protein yields the protein MSKAKANTQPDSVISIHGLRKSFGDLHVLRGIDLEVKRGENVAVLGRSGTGKSVLIKIMVGLLKPDAGKVIVLGQDVETLRDKDLDAFRQKVGFSFQSSALYDSMSIRENLEFPLVRNVRNLSRAEINEAVEKALADVGLSQTINQMPSELSGGQRKRIGIARTLILKPEIMLYDEPTAGLDPITSIEINNLINDVRERLGATSIIITHDLTCAKTTGDRVAMLLDGKFERVGPFDEVFSDPDERIQQFYNYKFVN from the coding sequence ATGAGTAAGGCAAAAGCGAATACCCAACCCGATTCGGTCATCTCTATTCATGGCCTTCGTAAGTCATTTGGCGATTTGCATGTCTTACGGGGTATTGATTTAGAGGTAAAGCGGGGCGAAAACGTAGCAGTACTGGGTCGATCCGGAACGGGAAAGTCTGTCCTGATTAAAATTATGGTTGGCTTACTCAAGCCCGATGCGGGTAAAGTGATCGTACTGGGCCAGGATGTTGAAACGCTTCGAGATAAAGACCTCGATGCCTTTCGGCAGAAAGTCGGGTTTTCCTTTCAAAGCAGCGCCTTGTATGACAGTATGAGTATCCGGGAAAACCTGGAATTTCCACTGGTACGAAATGTCCGGAATTTGAGCCGGGCAGAAATCAATGAGGCAGTGGAAAAGGCGTTGGCTGACGTGGGCTTATCGCAGACCATTAACCAGATGCCGTCAGAGTTATCAGGTGGCCAACGGAAACGGATCGGGATTGCCCGAACGCTAATTCTGAAACCCGAAATCATGCTTTATGATGAGCCAACGGCTGGTCTGGACCCCATCACGAGTATTGAGATCAACAATCTGATCAACGATGTACGTGAACGCTTAGGCGCTACCTCCATCATCATCACCCACGACCTTACCTGTGCAAAAACCACTGGCGACCGTGTGGCTATGTTGTTGGACGGAAAATTTGAGCGAGTTGGTCCGTTCGATGAGGTATTTAGTGATCCAGACGAACGTATTCAGCAATTTTATAATTACAAGTTTGTGAATTGA
- a CDS encoding MlaE family ABC transporter permease: MQSDNPKSTNSSSGRAVLSRGFDKFFINLADVSAFVGRFFREVVLPPYEFREIVQQCYEVGYRSLLLISTTGFITGIVFTNQSRPSLSEFGATSWLPRLIAIAIVRALGPLVTALIAAGKVGSSIGAELGSMNVTEQIDAMEVSGTNPFKFLVVSRVLATSITIPILTMYTIFVALMGAYINVNLNEQTSFISFIQEVFGAISYVDIFASVLKSTVFGFTIGMVGCYKGYHSSKGTEGVGKAANSSVVTAMFLVFIEELLSLQIVSAFR, encoded by the coding sequence ATGCAGTCTGATAATCCAAAATCGACAAATTCGTCATCGGGCCGCGCCGTACTATCTCGGGGGTTCGATAAATTCTTTATTAATCTGGCCGATGTTTCGGCTTTTGTTGGCCGCTTCTTTCGGGAAGTCGTCTTGCCACCCTATGAATTCAGAGAGATTGTTCAACAATGTTACGAGGTTGGTTACCGATCTCTGTTGCTGATTTCTACTACAGGCTTCATCACAGGTATTGTATTCACCAATCAGTCGCGGCCTTCGCTGTCTGAATTTGGCGCTACCTCCTGGCTCCCCAGATTAATTGCCATTGCTATCGTGCGGGCATTAGGGCCTCTCGTTACGGCGCTGATTGCAGCCGGAAAAGTAGGGTCGAGTATTGGTGCTGAGCTAGGGTCTATGAATGTAACAGAACAGATTGACGCGATGGAGGTGTCCGGCACCAATCCATTCAAGTTTCTAGTTGTTAGCCGCGTTCTCGCTACCTCGATTACGATTCCCATTTTAACGATGTACACTATTTTTGTGGCGCTAATGGGCGCTTACATCAATGTCAATCTGAATGAACAAACTAGTTTTATTTCATTTATCCAGGAAGTTTTTGGTGCTATATCGTACGTAGACATTTTTGCCTCTGTGCTTAAATCAACTGTATTTGGTTTTACAATTGGCATGGTTGGTTGTTACAAAGGCTATCATTCATCGAAAGGCACCGAAGGCGTGGGTAAGGCAGCCAACTCGTCGGTTGTAACGGCCATGTTTCTGGTTTTCATCGAAGAATTGCTCTCACTTCAAATTGTTTCTGCGTTTCGGTAG
- a CDS encoding lytic transglycosylase domain-containing protein yields MIAALRPAVAIAAKFIPLHFGPASLLNLAKSSIVTKSDATASSHNRSSSMSLLRPLTSEAPDLPLLDVDFCGECLPLDQTDVVDRWKHVFTLFRPHASDLGDLRQRANVFFPIINPILEKYGIPDDFRYVPLAESALRPKAVSRAGAAGYWQLMPGTARDLGLKVGKRIDERFNVQKATDAACRYLRALYNQLGSWSLVAAAYNAGPGLLKNQLKRHDHRDYYRMSLPRETRYYLYRVLLYKEVMSRPNDYSSFLSPAPAQQTAFHFWRHTESLQAA; encoded by the coding sequence TTGATAGCCGCGTTACGTCCGGCTGTCGCTATTGCCGCAAAGTTTATCCCTCTACATTTTGGCCCTGCTTCGCTCCTAAATCTTGCTAAAAGCAGCATTGTCACGAAATCAGATGCAACGGCATCCAGCCACAATCGGTCAAGTTCGATGTCGTTACTAAGGCCACTCACCAGTGAAGCACCTGATTTACCCCTACTCGATGTCGATTTTTGTGGTGAATGTTTACCGCTCGATCAAACCGATGTTGTTGACCGCTGGAAACACGTTTTTACCTTATTTCGCCCACATGCCAGCGACCTTGGCGATCTCCGTCAACGGGCCAATGTGTTCTTTCCGATTATTAATCCCATTCTTGAGAAATACGGCATCCCAGACGATTTCCGATATGTTCCCCTGGCTGAGAGTGCGCTGCGGCCAAAAGCGGTTTCAAGAGCAGGCGCGGCTGGCTACTGGCAGCTTATGCCCGGCACAGCCCGCGACCTTGGCCTGAAAGTAGGTAAACGAATCGACGAACGATTCAACGTTCAAAAAGCCACGGATGCGGCCTGTCGGTATTTACGGGCGCTATACAATCAATTGGGTTCATGGTCATTGGTAGCAGCTGCGTATAATGCTGGACCGGGTTTACTTAAGAATCAGCTAAAACGGCATGATCACCGCGACTATTATCGAATGAGTTTACCCCGCGAAACCCGATATTATCTCTATCGGGTCCTGCTTTATAAGGAAGTAATGTCGCGCCCAAATGATTATTCGTCGTTTCTATCACCAGCTCCTGCTCAGCAAACAGCCTTTCATTTTTGGCGGCATACTGAGTCTCTTCAGGCGGCCTAG
- a CDS encoding CvfB family protein, producing MIDIGRINTLTALRETSVGFFLGDLSDRRTQDFNNDILLPNKYVPDTLAVDDDIDVFVYTDSEDRPIATTLTPAIQRDEFAALQVVAVTSAGAFLDWGLEKDLLVPHREQARPMEKGQWYVVFMYLDRRTNRLVASSKVARFLDPDVSDLQVGDEVQLLAYETTDLGVNVIINNRYKGLVYANEIFRTVRPGDPLIGYIKTIRDDSLVDVSLQKTGFDNVEPNAKRILATLKAENGFLPLNDNSSPEAIYKALEMSKKTFKKAIGTLYRERKIVLEESGIRLV from the coding sequence ATGATTGATATCGGACGAATAAATACCCTTACAGCCTTACGCGAAACCAGCGTTGGGTTCTTTTTGGGAGACCTGTCGGACAGACGAACGCAGGATTTTAATAATGACATCTTGCTGCCTAATAAATATGTGCCTGATACGCTGGCCGTTGACGACGATATCGACGTGTTCGTTTATACCGACTCGGAAGATCGGCCCATTGCCACTACATTAACCCCGGCTATACAACGCGACGAATTTGCCGCCCTGCAAGTCGTTGCCGTTACTAGTGCTGGAGCTTTCTTGGACTGGGGGTTAGAAAAAGATTTGCTGGTGCCCCACCGCGAACAGGCGCGCCCTATGGAAAAAGGCCAGTGGTACGTCGTGTTTATGTATCTCGACCGACGCACTAATCGATTAGTTGCATCCAGCAAGGTAGCCCGCTTTTTAGATCCCGACGTAAGCGATTTGCAAGTTGGCGATGAGGTACAGTTACTTGCCTACGAAACCACCGATTTGGGCGTAAACGTCATTATCAATAATCGCTACAAAGGGTTGGTGTATGCCAACGAGATTTTCAGAACGGTCCGGCCCGGCGACCCGCTGATTGGCTATATCAAAACCATTCGCGACGATAGTCTGGTCGATGTGAGCCTGCAAAAAACGGGCTTTGACAATGTTGAACCGAATGCCAAGCGTATTCTTGCTACCCTGAAAGCCGAAAATGGCTTCCTGCCGTTGAATGATAACAGCTCACCCGAGGCTATTTACAAAGCACTGGAAATGAGTAAGAAGACATTCAAAAAGGCAATCGGAACTCTCTACCGGGAACGGAAAATTGTGTTGGAGGAAAGCGGTATCCGATTGGTATAA
- a CDS encoding SelT/SelW/SelH family protein encodes MKPTISIEYCPKCGWLLRSAWMAQELLTTFTDNIHGVLLHPSEFSGRFSIRSNEQVIFDRKVEGRFPEIKELKQLVRDVVNPEKDLGHSERK; translated from the coding sequence ATGAAACCCACAATTAGTATAGAATACTGCCCAAAATGCGGCTGGCTATTGCGGTCGGCCTGGATGGCGCAGGAGTTGCTTACGACGTTTACAGACAATATTCATGGCGTGCTGTTACATCCGTCCGAATTTAGTGGACGTTTTTCGATTCGCAGTAATGAGCAGGTTATTTTTGATCGGAAGGTGGAAGGGCGCTTTCCGGAGATCAAGGAGCTAAAGCAACTTGTGCGGGATGTTGTAAATCCTGAAAAAGACCTGGGGCACTCAGAGCGGAAATGA
- a CDS encoding DUF3857 domain-containing protein: MTLRIKYFLQLLVLFGLLTPALAVLATPRVDIAPAPTWRLPVKAGGRVPLPKEFTEGYYVALVDLQTHVELQAHYSHLIREIKTTEGVQNGSQISVYFNPAFERLAFHNVTLYRGGKPISKLKAGAFKIAPIEAERDRFIYNDSYIATLLLDDVRPGDRIDYDYTITGTNPVFGGRFANDFYFSSADLLPHRHQVLLVSPGRKLTLRSLNNPPKPQISSQNGLKLYEWDAYNLKSPLKEPYEPEWNDREAHVQVSEYGSWQDVVNWALPMYTVQPASAPLLTLISEWKKQAKGNALAYAQLATAFVQNDVRYMGIEIGEYSHRPHNPAQVINQRYGDCKDKSLLLCTLLQANQTDAYPALTSTYAGPQMNQSLPGPTVFNHAIVWMQVSGITYWIDPTISHQGNADGMFRVPSYGAALVLKPGETALRPVISSKRGTIDVTETFIIPPPRTPEALSKLRVVSIYSANHADNMRAQLAAASLSTLEKSYLDFYQGNYKRHQVELLDSLRIEDDLRSNTLMSYEGYSLANTWEMDSTSGVATFGVFGRTFYNNLHQLTAEKRHQPLALPFPFEMDYTIQLELPEAWSAVDDQWAIKRDGYELSFDRFYDPADSTLRLHYHYKTLAEHLPAETVDTYRADVKKITDELEYQLSYNGKLDGQGGHIHPGSVIFFLLALLGFAYMGWRWYQYSPLPTSDSNTSRSIGGWLLLMAFSVLLSPFVLAYQFITTPAYWNASTWATLKDAETLKTALLHISVYLEGVLNLGLFCFSVLCAILFVQKRSTFPLLYSVFLASRIVVLIVDTVVFGEVFDIKIDDHEYGELGRSIIILAIWIPYLNKSTRVRQTFVIPYLNRLIDNDYGELHYTGTEASIANSEETDAIDPKTSME; this comes from the coding sequence GTGACCTTACGAATAAAGTATTTCCTGCAGTTACTAGTCCTTTTTGGCCTTTTGACGCCAGCATTAGCTGTCCTGGCTACCCCACGAGTCGATATTGCACCTGCACCTACCTGGAGACTGCCTGTAAAGGCAGGCGGGCGTGTTCCGCTCCCAAAAGAGTTTACGGAGGGCTATTATGTGGCTTTAGTTGATTTGCAGACACATGTTGAATTGCAGGCACATTATTCGCATTTGATCCGGGAAATAAAAACGACGGAAGGGGTTCAGAATGGGTCGCAGATCAGTGTCTATTTTAATCCAGCATTCGAGCGTTTGGCTTTCCATAACGTGACGCTGTATCGGGGAGGAAAGCCAATTAGTAAATTAAAAGCAGGAGCATTCAAAATTGCTCCTATTGAAGCTGAACGAGATCGATTTATCTACAACGATTCGTATATAGCCACGTTGCTGCTCGACGATGTCCGGCCTGGTGACCGAATTGATTATGATTATACCATCACAGGGACGAATCCTGTATTTGGAGGACGGTTCGCCAATGATTTTTATTTTAGTTCAGCGGATTTACTCCCTCATCGGCATCAGGTTCTTCTGGTAAGTCCTGGCAGAAAATTGACTTTGCGAAGTCTGAATAATCCACCGAAACCGCAAATTTCTTCTCAGAATGGCCTGAAACTATATGAATGGGATGCCTACAACCTAAAGTCACCATTGAAAGAGCCTTATGAGCCCGAATGGAACGATCGAGAAGCACACGTTCAGGTCAGTGAGTATGGAAGCTGGCAGGATGTTGTTAATTGGGCATTACCGATGTATACAGTGCAGCCTGCGTCAGCGCCATTACTAACACTAATTTCTGAATGGAAAAAACAGGCGAAAGGCAATGCATTGGCATACGCACAATTGGCCACTGCATTTGTCCAGAATGACGTTCGGTACATGGGTATAGAAATTGGCGAGTATTCGCACCGCCCCCATAATCCGGCACAAGTAATTAATCAACGTTATGGTGATTGTAAGGATAAGTCGTTGCTTTTATGCACGTTGCTTCAGGCAAATCAGACTGATGCCTATCCCGCTCTGACCAGCACGTATGCAGGTCCACAAATGAATCAGTCATTGCCTGGTCCAACCGTATTTAACCATGCTATTGTCTGGATGCAGGTTTCGGGCATAACCTATTGGATCGATCCAACGATTTCACATCAGGGAAATGCCGATGGCATGTTCAGGGTGCCGTCCTACGGTGCTGCTCTTGTTCTGAAACCAGGTGAAACGGCTCTAAGGCCTGTGATTTCCTCAAAACGTGGCACGATTGACGTTACCGAAACCTTTATTATCCCTCCGCCCCGAACACCTGAAGCACTCAGTAAACTTCGGGTAGTGTCTATTTATTCTGCCAATCATGCCGACAATATGCGGGCGCAACTGGCAGCGGCTAGTCTGTCAACACTTGAGAAATCGTACCTTGATTTTTACCAGGGGAATTATAAACGACATCAGGTTGAATTGCTCGATAGTCTGCGGATAGAAGATGACCTTAGGTCTAATACCCTAATGAGTTATGAAGGTTATTCCTTAGCGAATACTTGGGAAATGGACAGCACATCAGGTGTAGCGACATTTGGAGTGTTTGGCCGAACGTTTTATAATAATCTTCATCAGCTGACAGCTGAAAAACGCCATCAACCGCTGGCGCTACCATTTCCATTTGAAATGGATTATACCATTCAACTGGAACTGCCAGAAGCCTGGAGTGCAGTAGATGACCAATGGGCTATTAAGCGTGATGGCTATGAATTGTCATTTGATCGGTTTTATGACCCCGCAGATAGTACATTGAGGCTACATTATCACTACAAAACTCTGGCCGAACACCTGCCAGCTGAAACTGTAGACACCTATCGGGCCGATGTGAAAAAGATTACAGATGAGCTAGAGTACCAACTTTCCTACAATGGTAAATTAGATGGGCAGGGAGGGCATATTCATCCAGGGAGCGTAATATTTTTTCTGCTGGCATTGCTTGGGTTTGCTTATATGGGGTGGCGTTGGTATCAATATTCTCCGTTACCTACTTCAGATTCAAATACTTCCAGATCAATTGGTGGGTGGCTATTGCTAATGGCATTTAGCGTATTGCTTAGCCCATTTGTCCTTGCCTATCAATTCATTACAACGCCAGCTTATTGGAATGCCAGTACATGGGCTACACTGAAAGACGCTGAGACACTAAAAACAGCCTTGTTGCACATAAGTGTTTATCTTGAGGGAGTATTAAATCTGGGCTTGTTTTGTTTCTCCGTGTTGTGTGCTATTCTCTTTGTTCAGAAACGTAGCACCTTCCCACTTTTGTATAGTGTATTTCTGGCAAGTCGTATAGTTGTTCTTATAGTTGATACGGTGGTGTTTGGAGAAGTTTTTGATATCAAAATCGATGACCATGAATATGGAGAGCTTGGTCGGTCCATAATCATCCTGGCTATTTGGATTCCCTATTTAAACAAGTCGACGAGGGTACGTCAAACCTTTGTTATTCCCTATCTGAATCGTCTGATAGATAATGATTATGGGGAGCTTCATTATACTGGAACCGAAGCATCAATTGCAAATTCAGAAGAAACGGATGCTATAGATCCTAAAACTTCTATGGAGTAA
- a CDS encoding IlvD/Edd family dehydratase: MPLRSRDWFGRTGKDGFIYRAWMKNQGFPHHEFEGKPVIGICNTWSELTPCNAHFRELAEAIKRGVWEAGGFPLEFPVMSLGECQIKPTAMLFRNLASMDVEESIRGNSIDGVILMCGCDKTTPSLVMGACSVDIPTMVVSGGPMLAGRFQGRKIGTSDLWRFAEAFKMGEMTQAEFVAAEASMARSQGHCAVMGTASTMAAMVESLGLALPDNATIPAADSRRKVLAHMTGARMVELVKEGVKPSQILTRQAFENAIMINAALGGSTNFILHLTAIAGRVGVDLSLDDFDTLSAKIPLLANLQPSGEHFVEDLFYAGGLPAVIRELRQYLNNDAITVNGHTIGENCAEAQCYDPAVIASVEQPFKPESGVAVLRGNLCLNGAVIKPSAASPALMQHTGRAVVFEDIDDYKARIDDPELDVDPTCVLVLKNVGPKGYPGMPEVGNMQLPAKILAQGVHDMVRISDGRMSGTGFGTVVLHVSPESAVGGNLALVQNGDLITLDVHNRNLHLHVSDEELAARLVHFKPLDLGYTRGYVNMYIRHVTQAHQGADFDFLQGGSGSEVKRDSH; the protein is encoded by the coding sequence ATGCCATTACGCTCCCGAGACTGGTTTGGCCGCACCGGAAAAGACGGCTTTATTTATCGTGCCTGGATGAAAAACCAGGGGTTTCCGCACCATGAATTTGAAGGAAAACCGGTTATCGGTATCTGTAATACGTGGTCGGAACTGACTCCCTGTAATGCGCACTTTCGCGAATTGGCCGAAGCCATTAAGCGGGGTGTTTGGGAAGCGGGTGGATTTCCACTTGAATTTCCGGTGATGTCGCTAGGGGAGTGCCAGATTAAGCCTACAGCGATGCTGTTCCGTAACCTGGCCAGCATGGATGTAGAAGAAAGCATTCGGGGCAATTCAATTGATGGGGTTATCCTGATGTGCGGTTGCGACAAAACGACGCCCTCGCTCGTGATGGGTGCCTGTAGTGTCGATATTCCAACGATGGTCGTATCGGGTGGGCCGATGCTGGCGGGTCGATTCCAGGGGCGGAAAATTGGTACAAGCGACCTTTGGCGCTTTGCCGAAGCCTTCAAAATGGGCGAAATGACCCAGGCTGAGTTCGTTGCCGCTGAGGCTAGTATGGCTCGTTCGCAAGGACATTGTGCCGTAATGGGAACTGCTTCAACCATGGCGGCTATGGTGGAATCACTGGGGTTAGCGTTGCCCGATAATGCAACTATTCCAGCTGCCGATTCGCGCCGGAAAGTGCTGGCACATATGACAGGTGCCCGCATGGTTGAATTGGTGAAAGAAGGCGTCAAGCCATCGCAGATTCTGACTCGGCAAGCGTTCGAAAATGCCATTATGATTAATGCCGCTCTCGGCGGCTCCACCAATTTTATCCTGCACCTGACGGCTATTGCCGGACGGGTTGGTGTCGATTTATCGCTGGACGATTTCGATACGTTATCCGCAAAAATTCCTTTACTGGCCAATTTGCAGCCATCAGGAGAGCATTTTGTAGAAGATTTATTCTATGCTGGTGGTCTACCCGCCGTTATCCGTGAACTGCGTCAATACCTGAACAACGATGCTATAACGGTGAATGGGCATACGATTGGCGAAAACTGCGCCGAAGCGCAATGCTATGATCCAGCCGTTATTGCTTCGGTTGAGCAGCCCTTCAAGCCTGAATCTGGGGTGGCTGTTTTGCGGGGCAATCTCTGTCTGAATGGGGCCGTAATCAAACCCTCCGCAGCCTCTCCGGCGTTGATGCAGCATACAGGCCGGGCTGTTGTTTTCGAGGATATCGATGATTATAAAGCGCGTATCGACGACCCTGAACTGGATGTTGATCCTACTTGCGTACTGGTTCTGAAAAACGTTGGTCCCAAAGGCTATCCGGGTATGCCCGAAGTCGGAAATATGCAGCTGCCCGCTAAAATTCTGGCGCAGGGAGTACATGACATGGTCCGGATTTCGGACGGCCGCATGAGTGGTACCGGTTTCGGAACAGTAGTGCTGCACGTATCGCCCGAATCAGCGGTTGGTGGCAACCTCGCTTTAGTGCAAAATGGCGATTTGATTACACTGGATGTACACAATCGAAATCTCCATCTGCACGTTTCAGATGAAGAACTAGCGGCTCGATTGGTTCATTTTAAACCGCTTGACCTCGGCTACACTCGTGGTTATGTGAATATGTATATTCGGCACGTTACCCAGGCCCACCAGGGAGCTGATTTCGATTTCCTTCAAGGTGGCTCTGGAAGCGAAGTAAAGCGAGATTCGCATTGA
- a CDS encoding SDR family NAD(P)-dependent oxidoreductase: MTQIFINKTALITGAGIGIGFAIAKALVQQGANVLLNDYDEEAAQKAVETIRAESTAASGQCEAYPGDASNVIFIQQMVEKAVSLFGSVDLAIANAGITIFGDIFTTTPEAFQKIVDLNLRGSFFLAQTAAKQMREQGKGGSVLFMSSVVGHQAHPGLPVYSMTKAGLEMLAKQLVIDFSPLGITVNAVAPGATLTERTLDDPTYVPIWSRITPMGRPGTVDDITNAALFLLAPASRHITGQSLVVDGGWTSVSPPPVE, from the coding sequence ATGACTCAAATATTTATCAATAAAACGGCCCTGATTACAGGAGCTGGCATTGGCATTGGATTCGCCATAGCAAAAGCCTTAGTTCAACAGGGAGCCAATGTACTACTCAATGATTATGATGAGGAGGCAGCGCAAAAAGCGGTTGAAACGATTCGAGCAGAAAGTACAGCAGCTTCCGGCCAATGTGAAGCCTACCCTGGCGATGCATCGAATGTAATCTTTATTCAACAGATGGTCGAAAAGGCCGTTAGTCTGTTTGGATCGGTCGATCTGGCGATTGCCAACGCGGGTATAACGATCTTTGGTGATATTTTTACGACTACGCCCGAAGCCTTTCAAAAAATTGTCGATCTAAATCTAAGAGGGAGCTTCTTCCTGGCGCAGACTGCAGCTAAACAAATGCGAGAGCAGGGTAAAGGCGGCAGCGTTCTGTTTATGTCGTCGGTAGTTGGGCATCAGGCGCACCCCGGTTTACCTGTGTACAGCATGACAAAAGCGGGTTTGGAAATGCTGGCCAAACAACTCGTTATCGATTTTTCGCCCCTGGGTATTACAGTCAATGCGGTAGCACCGGGCGCTACCTTGACTGAGCGTACACTTGATGATCCGACCTACGTACCCATCTGGTCGCGTATTACGCCGATGGGTCGCCCAGGAACCGTAGATGATATTACGAATGCCGCTTTATTTCTGTTGGCACCGGCATCGCGGCACATCACCGGACAAAGTCTGGTTGTCGATGGCGGCTGGACGAGTGTGAGCCCACCACCGGTTGAGTAA
- a CDS encoding EamA family transporter gives MQAVSSPVTNSPTRFVLWGNLISVYILWGSTYLFIHFMTEQMPPLYMVSIRYLVAGALLYGYARLTGTPAPTRTEWKSAGIIGILLLAISNGCLSTGLQYIPSGMAALLGGLLPVYLLTLNWVSFGKKRPSNLALAGLVVGLIGIYLLVKPDKLQGTGDLDSKLIGVGLVAAGNFVWAIGTLLTPRLSLPSPTISSGIQMIVGGLVLLPFSLAVEPVSLFSIFDAPSKAIGSMIYLVIFGSIIGFSSYSWLARNASPQLLSTYAFVNPVVAMLLGTTFAGEIFSSQSFVGAVIALIGVILITLGRK, from the coding sequence ATGCAAGCTGTTTCGTCTCCTGTTACCAATTCACCAACCCGCTTTGTTCTGTGGGGGAATTTAATCTCGGTCTATATTTTATGGGGATCAACCTATCTGTTCATTCATTTCATGACCGAACAGATGCCTCCCCTGTACATGGTATCCATACGTTACCTAGTTGCGGGAGCGCTTCTGTATGGCTATGCACGGCTGACGGGCACCCCCGCTCCTACACGAACCGAATGGAAATCAGCAGGCATCATCGGTATTCTCTTACTCGCTATTTCAAACGGTTGTCTATCAACAGGATTACAATACATTCCGAGTGGTATGGCGGCCTTATTAGGTGGCTTACTACCCGTTTATTTGCTTACCCTCAACTGGGTTTCATTCGGGAAGAAACGGCCTAGTAATCTGGCTCTGGCGGGGCTGGTTGTGGGGTTAATCGGTATTTATCTGCTGGTCAAACCCGATAAATTACAAGGCACGGGTGACCTTGATTCCAAATTAATTGGGGTGGGTCTGGTAGCTGCCGGAAACTTTGTATGGGCCATTGGCACACTCCTCACTCCCCGACTTTCACTGCCATCGCCCACGATCTCAAGCGGTATTCAGATGATTGTTGGCGGACTTGTTTTACTCCCTTTTAGCTTAGCGGTAGAACCGGTTTCGCTTTTCAGCATCTTCGACGCCCCATCCAAAGCGATTGGGTCCATGATTTATCTGGTGATTTTTGGGAGTATTATTGGGTTCTCCTCGTACTCCTGGCTCGCTCGTAACGCATCTCCCCAATTGCTGTCGACGTATGCGTTCGTAAACCCCGTTGTGGCTATGTTGTTGGGAACAACCTTTGCCGGTGAAATCTTCTCAAGCCAGTCATTCGTCGGCGCTGTTATTGCCCTAATCGGTGTTATTCTGATTACACTGGGAAGGAAATAA